One Deinococcus aestuarii DNA segment encodes these proteins:
- a CDS encoding YkvA family protein, translating into MLARLRALARRLGADLLALSLAARDPRTPWPARALALLVLAYALSPIDLIPDPIPVLGQLDDLIIVPAGLWLALRLIPTEVLADARARAAAQPARLARSGWGLVLMLGLYALAAWLVWRGWAGH; encoded by the coding sequence ATGCTCGCCCGCCTGCGTGCCCTCGCCCGTCGCCTCGGGGCCGACCTCCTCGCCCTGAGCCTCGCCGCCCGCGACCCCCGCACCCCCTGGCCCGCCCGCGCGCTCGCCCTGCTCGTGCTCGCCTACGCCCTGAGCCCCATCGACCTGATCCCCGACCCCATCCCGGTTCTCGGGCAACTCGACGACCTGATCATCGTGCCCGCCGGGCTGTGGCTGGCCCTGCGGCTGATCCCGACAGAGGTCCTCGCGGATGCCCGCGCGAGGGCCGCCGCGCAGCCCGCCCGGCTGGCCCGCAGCGGGTGGGGCCTGGTCCTCATGCTCGGCCTCTACGCCCTGGCCGCGTGGCTGGTGTGGCGGGGGTGGGCGGGGCACTAA
- a CDS encoding peroxidase-related enzyme (This protein belongs to a clade of uncharacterized proteins related to peroxidases such as the alkylhydroperoxidase AhpD.) yields MTRTSDPKTAPRLSFLPIPDESQVPEAVGRLWAKAEANIGFVPNVFRAQAVNGEQFLAWWNYFNLLLNKEGFLSNVERELVAVVVSAANRCLYCEVSHRAALREFSGDAQKADAVAVNWRQAELTERERTLAEYAENLTLRPAEVTEADLTPLRAVGLDDHQIMELVQVIGMFNLTNRVSSALGFMPNAEYFSRGR; encoded by the coding sequence ATGACCCGGACGAGCGACCCGAAGACGGCCCCACGCCTCTCCTTCCTCCCCATTCCCGACGAGTCACAGGTCCCCGAGGCGGTGGGCAGGCTCTGGGCCAAGGCCGAGGCCAACATCGGCTTCGTGCCCAACGTGTTCCGGGCGCAGGCGGTGAACGGCGAGCAGTTCCTGGCGTGGTGGAACTACTTCAATCTCCTCCTCAACAAGGAGGGTTTTCTCAGCAATGTCGAGCGCGAACTCGTGGCCGTCGTGGTCAGCGCGGCCAACCGCTGCCTCTACTGCGAGGTCTCCCACAGGGCGGCCCTGCGCGAGTTCAGCGGGGATGCCCAGAAGGCCGACGCCGTGGCCGTGAACTGGCGCCAGGCCGAGCTGACCGAGCGCGAGCGGACGCTGGCCGAGTACGCCGAGAACCTGACCCTGCGCCCCGCCGAGGTGACGGAAGCCGACCTGACGCCGTTGCGTGCCGTCGGCCTGGACGACCACCAGATCATGGAACTCGTGCAGGTGATCGGCATGTTCAACCTGACCAACCGGGTGAGCAGCGCCCTGGGGTTC
- the mnmD gene encoding tRNA (5-methylaminomethyl-2-thiouridine)(34)-methyltransferase MnmD — MNGPGSPAGEIILTPDGSRTAVSARFGEAYGSRHGAAAQARHVFVEGTGTHEHPAPRVLEVGFGLGVNVRATLARVAGRGAALDYLAYEFDPAPADVLREVAVGGEAGHHPAWLSLLEGWGHESPLTVQVESVTLTVQFADVLTAPLPENWATALYLDGFSPARHPEVWTPAFVTRLARALAPGGVLATYSAAGHVRRSLEAAGLTVERRPGPPGKRECLRGLKP, encoded by the coding sequence ATGAACGGCCCAGGCAGCCCCGCAGGCGAGATCATCCTGACTCCCGACGGCTCGCGCACCGCCGTCAGCGCCCGCTTCGGGGAGGCGTACGGCTCGCGGCACGGGGCGGCGGCGCAGGCCCGGCACGTCTTCGTGGAGGGGACGGGGACGCACGAGCACCCGGCCCCCCGCGTGCTGGAGGTCGGGTTCGGGCTGGGCGTCAACGTCCGGGCGACGCTGGCACGGGTGGCAGGACGCGGCGCGGCGCTCGACTACCTCGCCTACGAGTTCGACCCCGCCCCCGCGGACGTGCTGCGCGAGGTGGCGGTGGGGGGTGAGGCGGGTCACCATCCGGCGTGGCTCTCGCTCCTCGAAGGCTGGGGGCACGAGTCCCCGCTGACCGTTCAGGTGGAGTCCGTGACCCTCACGGTGCAGTTCGCGGACGTGCTGACCGCCCCGTTGCCCGAGAACTGGGCGACCGCCCTCTACCTCGACGGCTTTTCCCCCGCCCGCCATCCGGAGGTGTGGACCCCGGCCTTCGTGACACGGCTGGCCCGGGCCCTCGCCCCGGGTGGGGTGCTCGCCACCTACAGCGCTGCCGGACACGTGCGGCGATCCCTGGAGGCGGCGGGGCTGACGGTCGAGAGGCGGCCCGGTCCTCCCGGCAAACGCGAGTGCCTGCGGGGCTTAAAGCCGTGA
- a CDS encoding threonine aldolase family protein gives MTATLPETARPRVIADLRSDTVTTPTPEMREAMAQAPVGDDVYGEDPTVNRLQAEVARLTGFEAGLFMPSGTMTNQVAIALHTRRGEEVICAEGSHIYEWELGMMATFSGVVPRFVPAPLGVPDPEGVRLAVRHSVHQSPTGLISLENTHNKAGGTVIPPETLAAVRAVADEEGLPLHLDGARVFNAAAALGVPVSEITRHFDTVSVCLSKGLGAPVGSVLLGSAAQMRQAHRYRKMMGGGMRQAGVLAAAALVAVQGGPARLAEDHRRTRVLAEALVNAGYSVNLAAVQTNIIYVTLPDAAAHAARWAGAGVLASALGPDSVRFVLHHQVGDEALEEAIRVLTA, from the coding sequence ATGACCGCTACCCTTCCCGAAACCGCACGGCCCCGCGTGATCGCCGACCTGCGTTCCGACACCGTGACTACCCCCACCCCCGAGATGCGGGAGGCGATGGCACAGGCCCCCGTCGGGGACGACGTGTACGGGGAGGACCCGACCGTCAATCGGCTTCAGGCGGAGGTCGCCCGCCTGACCGGCTTCGAGGCGGGCCTCTTCATGCCCAGCGGCACGATGACGAATCAGGTCGCCATCGCCCTGCACACCCGCCGGGGCGAGGAGGTCATCTGCGCCGAGGGCTCGCACATCTACGAGTGGGAACTCGGCATGATGGCGACCTTTTCCGGGGTGGTGCCCCGTTTTGTGCCCGCGCCGCTGGGCGTGCCCGACCCGGAGGGGGTGCGCCTCGCCGTGCGGCACTCCGTCCACCAGTCCCCGACCGGGCTGATCAGCCTGGAGAACACCCACAACAAGGCGGGCGGCACCGTGATCCCGCCCGAGACGCTCGCCGCCGTCCGCGCGGTCGCCGACGAGGAGGGCCTGCCCCTGCACCTCGACGGGGCGCGGGTCTTCAACGCCGCCGCCGCGCTCGGCGTCCCCGTCTCGGAGATCACCCGCCACTTCGACACGGTGAGCGTGTGCCTCTCCAAGGGGCTCGGCGCTCCGGTGGGCAGCGTCCTCCTCGGGAGTGCGGCCCAGATGCGGCAGGCCCACCGCTACCGCAAGATGATGGGCGGCGGGATGCGGCAGGCCGGGGTGCTCGCCGCCGCCGCGCTCGTCGCCGTGCAGGGCGGCCCGGCCCGGCTGGCGGAGGACCACCGCCGCACCCGCGTCCTCGCGGAGGCCCTGGTGAACGCGGGATACAGCGTCAACCTCGCCGCCGTGCAGACGAACATCATCTACGTGACCCTCCCGGACGCCGCCGCCCACGCCGCGCGCTGGGCCGGGGCGGGGGTGCTGGCGAGCGCCCTCGGGCCCGACTCGGTGCGCTTCGTGCTGCACCATCAGGTCGGCGACGAGGCGCTGGAGGAGGCGATCCGGGTGCTGACGGCGTGA
- a CDS encoding elongation factor G, with protein MPVRIVSLAAHSGAGKTTLCEALLCRGGALPRMGRVEDGTTQSDHTEAERAHGFSITTGVLRLAHRGTDLTLLDTPGYADFVREIRGGIRAADSALILVSAVSGVEVGTERVWATADRFAMPRVVVISQMDRERANFHAVLADLRASLRGPVAAAFLPVGEGPHFRAVADLLTASEDDVPGETRAALREAREALVDAIVETDDDLMNRYLEGEELGADELRGAFLRAVHAGTLFPVIPVSAVSGVGIPELLDLMVDGLRSAFERGPLTGVDGQTREPTPDAPASARVWRVSVDPFVGKLAYLRVWSGTIRPGDTLRNTTRGVDVKPAHLYVVSGKDLTEVPELSAGMIGVLTKLPDLHTGDTLADPANPIEYDPLVLPDPAHTVALFPRTRQDEDRLSTAVARLLDEDPTLGFAREGQTGELLLSGMGDMHTTIAVEKLTALGVNVDTRPPQIPYRETIRAASQAQGKHKKQSGGHGQYGDCHIRLEPGEGFAFRSAVVGGAIPGKYLPSIEKGVGDAMLRGPLAGYPMQDVHVAVTHGSYHDVDSSDLAFRTAGSLAFRNAVEAARPTLLEPVMLLRVRAPAGFTGDLQTRRARVQGMEPEGTVITVTAVVPQSELQTYSADLRSLTGDRGAFSVKFHGYQDLPEHLAKKVIEARKAAAG; from the coding sequence GTGCCTGTTCGGATCGTGAGTCTCGCCGCACACAGCGGCGCGGGAAAAACGACGCTCTGCGAGGCCCTGCTGTGCCGAGGCGGGGCCTTGCCACGGATGGGCCGGGTGGAGGACGGCACCACCCAGAGTGACCACACCGAGGCCGAGCGCGCCCACGGTTTTTCGATCACGACGGGCGTGCTGCGCCTCGCGCACCGGGGCACCGACCTCACCCTGCTCGACACGCCCGGCTACGCCGACTTCGTGCGCGAGATTCGCGGCGGCATCCGCGCGGCCGACTCGGCCCTGATCCTGGTGAGCGCCGTGAGCGGCGTCGAGGTCGGCACCGAGCGGGTGTGGGCCACCGCCGACCGCTTCGCCATGCCGAGAGTCGTCGTGATCTCGCAGATGGACCGCGAGCGGGCGAACTTCCACGCGGTCCTCGCCGACCTCCGCGCCAGCCTGCGGGGCCCGGTGGCGGCGGCCTTCCTGCCGGTAGGCGAGGGGCCGCACTTCCGGGCCGTGGCGGACCTGCTGACCGCGAGCGAGGACGACGTGCCCGGCGAGACGAGAGCGGCCCTGCGCGAGGCCAGAGAGGCGCTCGTGGACGCCATCGTGGAGACCGACGACGACCTGATGAACCGCTACCTGGAGGGCGAGGAGCTGGGCGCGGACGAGCTGCGCGGGGCCTTTTTGCGGGCCGTCCACGCGGGCACCCTCTTCCCGGTGATCCCGGTGAGCGCCGTGTCCGGCGTCGGCATCCCCGAACTCCTCGACCTGATGGTGGACGGGCTGCGGAGCGCTTTCGAGCGTGGGCCGCTCACGGGTGTGGACGGGCAGACGCGCGAGCCGACGCCGGACGCTCCCGCGAGCGCGCGGGTGTGGCGGGTCAGCGTGGACCCCTTCGTGGGCAAGCTCGCGTACCTCCGGGTCTGGAGCGGCACGATCCGACCGGGCGACACCCTGAGGAACACCACGCGCGGGGTGGACGTGAAGCCCGCCCACCTCTACGTCGTGAGCGGCAAGGACCTGACCGAGGTGCCCGAACTCTCGGCGGGGATGATCGGCGTGCTGACCAAACTGCCCGACCTGCACACGGGAGATACCCTCGCCGACCCCGCAAATCCCATCGAGTACGATCCCCTCGTCCTCCCCGACCCGGCGCACACGGTCGCCCTCTTCCCGCGGACCCGGCAGGACGAGGACCGCCTGAGCACCGCCGTCGCCCGGCTGCTGGACGAGGACCCCACCCTGGGCTTCGCGCGCGAGGGGCAGACGGGCGAACTCCTGCTCTCCGGCATGGGGGACATGCACACGACCATCGCGGTGGAAAAGCTCACCGCCCTCGGCGTGAACGTGGACACCCGCCCGCCGCAGATTCCCTACCGCGAGACGATCCGCGCGGCCTCCCAGGCGCAGGGCAAGCACAAGAAGCAGTCGGGCGGGCACGGCCAGTACGGCGACTGCCACATCCGGCTGGAGCCCGGCGAGGGCTTCGCCTTCCGCAGCGCGGTGGTGGGCGGCGCGATTCCCGGCAAATACCTCCCCAGCATCGAGAAGGGCGTCGGCGACGCGATGCTCAGGGGGCCGCTGGCGGGCTACCCCATGCAAGACGTTCACGTCGCCGTCACCCACGGCAGCTACCACGACGTCGACTCCAGTGACCTCGCCTTCCGCACCGCCGGGTCGCTCGCCTTCCGCAACGCGGTGGAGGCGGCCAGACCCACCCTCCTCGAACCCGTCATGCTGCTGCGGGTCCGCGCCCCTGCCGGGTTCACGGGCGACCTCCAGACCCGCCGCGCCCGCGTGCAGGGCATGGAGCCCGAGGGCACCGTGATCACCGTGACGGCGGTGGTGCCGCAGTCGGAGTTGCAGACCTACAGCGCCGACCTGCGGAGCCTGACCGGGGACCGGGGGGCCTTCAGCGTCAAGTTCCACGGTTACCAGGACCTCCCCGAGCATCTGGCGAAGAAGGTGATCGAGGCGCGCAAGGCGGCGGCGGGGTAG
- a CDS encoding PRC and DUF2382 domain-containing protein, with the protein MTQGNLIRLSDLSSDQSYGLSGEGVYNPSGNTAYGQGGDKIGTVRDALVDPGTGRIRYLIVDVGGWFSSKEVLVPVGHARFDNDGVYFDNLTKDQVREMGEYRYGETYSDQSFESDERVLRGMGTASTTTQTTGMDQTAYRDQAFRTPDRLQLLEERLMVNKERFQAGSVEIGKRVETHQETVNVGLQREEVVIERHAVSDARPVEGAVLGAATETMRVDLEAERAQVAKQAYVVEEVEIGKRTVTETQQVTETVGREVLEVNKTGDVEMNSGTTTTTTTTETDRNNRRS; encoded by the coding sequence ATGACGCAAGGCAACCTGATTCGTCTGTCCGACCTGTCCAGCGACCAGAGCTACGGCCTGTCCGGCGAAGGTGTGTACAACCCCAGCGGCAACACGGCCTACGGCCAGGGCGGCGACAAGATCGGCACCGTTCGCGACGCGCTGGTGGACCCCGGCACGGGCCGCATCCGCTACCTGATCGTGGACGTGGGTGGCTGGTTTTCCTCCAAGGAAGTCCTCGTGCCCGTGGGCCACGCCCGCTTCGACAACGACGGCGTGTACTTCGACAACCTCACCAAGGATCAGGTCCGCGAGATGGGCGAGTACCGCTACGGCGAGACCTACTCCGATCAGTCCTTTGAGAGTGACGAGCGCGTGCTGCGCGGGATGGGCACGGCGAGCACGACCACCCAGACCACCGGGATGGACCAGACCGCCTACCGCGACCAGGCCTTCCGCACGCCCGACCGCCTGCAACTCCTCGAAGAGCGCCTGATGGTGAACAAGGAGCGCTTCCAGGCGGGCAGCGTCGAGATCGGCAAGCGCGTCGAGACCCACCAGGAGACCGTCAACGTCGGGCTCCAGCGCGAGGAGGTCGTGATCGAGCGTCACGCCGTCTCGGACGCCCGCCCGGTCGAGGGCGCGGTGCTGGGTGCGGCCACCGAGACGATGCGGGTGGACCTGGAGGCCGAGCGCGCCCAGGTCGCCAAGCAGGCCTACGTGGTCGAGGAAGTCGAGATCGGCAAGCGCACGGTCACCGAGACCCAGCAGGTCACCGAGACCGTGGGCCGCGAGGTGCTGGAGGTCAACAAGACGGGCGACGTGGAGATGAACAGCGGCACCACGACGACCACGACCACCACCGAGACCGACCGCAACAACCGCAGGAGCTGA
- a CDS encoding FAD-dependent oxidoreductase, whose translation MNPPHVLVVGGGVAGASVAYFASRLGVRVTVVDVGRHAASTVPSALLNPVRGQSGAVDERAVEGLRLTWALVDELTGAGHPVAHGRVGVLRPVPDARARRKFERHLPPELLHAWLSPQAAPVALAPGWEHALWLPEGGWLDGAAFTRGLLALSGAPVVRGRAVGWEARSVTLEDGQTLLGDAVVWCGGSVGAGWAGEAATHRAGTLLTLDRPVTDVPMSFGAYLAPAAVGGVLGATFEAPAVSWREPTLPLRSLGWLLGRAEALTALGGVRVTGSWSGTRLSGLAAGRTPDGAWRLSGLGSKGFLLGPLLARHVAGDVVRAVSV comes from the coding sequence GTGAACCCGCCCCACGTTCTTGTGGTCGGGGGAGGAGTGGCGGGGGCGTCCGTCGCCTATTTCGCGTCGCGGCTCGGCGTGCGGGTGACCGTCGTGGACGTGGGACGGCACGCCGCGAGCACGGTTCCCTCCGCCCTCCTCAACCCCGTGCGCGGTCAGTCGGGGGCCGTGGACGAACGCGCGGTGGAGGGCCTGCGCCTGACGTGGGCGCTCGTGGACGAGTTGACGGGGGCCGGGCACCCCGTTGCGCACGGGCGGGTGGGCGTGCTGCGCCCCGTGCCGGACGCGCGGGCGCGGCGGAAGTTCGAGCGTCACCTCCCCCCGGAGCTGCTCCACGCCTGGCTCTCCCCGCAGGCGGCACCCGTGGCCCTCGCCCCGGGGTGGGAGCACGCCCTGTGGCTGCCGGAGGGAGGTTGGCTCGACGGGGCGGCCTTCACGAGGGGGCTGCTCGCCCTGTCGGGAGCCCCGGTCGTGCGCGGGCGGGCGGTGGGGTGGGAGGCCCGCTCCGTCACGCTGGAGGACGGTCAGACCCTCCTTGGCGACGCCGTGGTCTGGTGCGGCGGCAGCGTCGGGGCGGGCTGGGCGGGTGAGGCAGCCACCCACCGGGCCGGGACGCTGCTCACCCTCGACCGCCCGGTGACGGACGTGCCCATGAGCTTCGGGGCGTACCTCGCCCCTGCCGCCGTGGGAGGCGTGCTCGGCGCGACCTTCGAGGCGCCCGCGGTGAGCTGGCGGGAGCCCACCCTCCCCCTGCGCTCGCTGGGCTGGCTCCTCGGCAGGGCGGAGGCGCTCACCGCCCTCGGCGGCGTGCGGGTGACGGGGAGCTGGAGCGGGACCCGGCTCTCCGGACTCGCCGCCGGGCGGACACCGGACGGGGCGTGGCGGCTCTCCGGGCTGGGGAGCAAGGGCTTCCTCCTCGGTCCCCTGCTCGCGCGTCACGTGGCGGGTGACGTGGTGCGGGCCGTCTCCGTGTGA
- a CDS encoding YsnF/AvaK domain-containing protein has protein sequence MDEHNREGRLTDEGTQVTSSSQSTEGQATERTVTTEQVRDLRRVEGILRLHEERAVVEVVPEALAAVTIRRVLTQREEVVSIALGREHLEITVKEGQGGRVLMNGEALEVGRTYEIPVYEERAVIDRQTFPLSDVVIAKQRETYEQVERVTLRREELEVEDPQGLARDRLMPDPLDSGR, from the coding sequence ATGGACGAACACAACCGGGAGGGGCGTCTGACGGACGAGGGGACCCAGGTCACGTCCTCGTCGCAGAGCACGGAGGGGCAGGCGACGGAGCGGACCGTCACCACCGAGCAGGTGCGTGACCTGCGCCGGGTCGAGGGGATTCTGCGGCTGCACGAGGAGCGCGCGGTGGTCGAGGTCGTCCCCGAGGCGCTCGCGGCCGTGACGATTCGCCGGGTGCTGACCCAGCGCGAGGAAGTGGTGTCCATCGCGCTGGGGCGCGAACATCTGGAGATCACGGTCAAGGAGGGTCAGGGGGGCCGCGTCCTGATGAACGGCGAGGCGCTGGAGGTCGGGCGCACCTACGAGATCCCGGTCTACGAGGAACGCGCCGTGATCGACCGGCAGACCTTCCCCCTCAGCGACGTGGTGATCGCCAAGCAGCGCGAGACCTACGAGCAGGTCGAGCGCGTCACCCTCCGCCGCGAGGAGCTGGAGGTGGAGGACCCGCAGGGCCTGGCGCGCGACCGCCTGATGCCCGACCCCCTCGATTCCGGGCGCTAA
- a CDS encoding isocitrate/isopropylmalate dehydrogenase family protein, which translates to MATYRICLIEGDGIGHEVIPAARRVLEAAGLDAEYVTAEAGYEYFLDHGTSVPEATYHAVENTHATLFGAATSPSGEKPKGFSGAIRHLRQKYSLYANVRPTKTRPVPGAYENVDLVIVRENTQGLYVEQERRYGDTAIADTVITKDASERIGKFAADLALRRRQKLTVVHKANVLPVTQGLFLNTILDHTKTVEGLNTNTMIVDNAAMQLVRNPTQFDVMVMTNMFGDILSDLAAGLVGGLGIAASGNIGDNFGIFESVHGSAPDIAGQGISNPTATILAAVLMLDHLGAHDVAQRIDHAVNTVLTEGPRTRDLGGTAGTREFTDAVIARLG; encoded by the coding sequence ATGGCGACTTACCGCATTTGTCTCATCGAGGGCGACGGCATCGGGCACGAGGTCATTCCTGCCGCCCGGCGCGTGCTGGAGGCGGCGGGCCTGGACGCCGAGTACGTGACCGCCGAGGCCGGGTACGAATACTTTCTCGACCACGGCACCAGCGTCCCGGAGGCCACCTACCACGCCGTCGAGAACACCCACGCGACCCTCTTTGGCGCGGCGACGAGCCCCAGCGGCGAGAAGCCCAAGGGCTTTTCCGGCGCGATCCGGCACCTGCGCCAGAAGTACAGCCTCTACGCGAACGTCCGCCCCACCAAGACCCGCCCGGTGCCCGGCGCCTACGAGAACGTGGACCTCGTGATCGTGCGCGAGAACACCCAGGGCCTCTACGTCGAGCAGGAGCGCCGCTACGGCGACACCGCCATCGCCGACACGGTGATCACCAAAGACGCCAGCGAGCGGATCGGCAAATTCGCCGCCGACCTCGCCCTGCGGCGGCGCCAGAAGCTCACGGTCGTCCACAAGGCCAACGTGCTGCCCGTCACGCAGGGCCTGTTCCTGAACACGATCCTCGACCACACGAAGACCGTGGAGGGCCTGAACACGAACACGATGATCGTGGACAACGCGGCGATGCAGCTCGTGCGCAACCCCACCCAGTTCGACGTGATGGTCATGACGAACATGTTCGGCGACATCCTCTCCGACCTCGCCGCCGGGTTGGTGGGCGGACTCGGCATCGCGGCGAGCGGCAACATCGGCGACAACTTCGGCATCTTCGAGAGCGTCCACGGCAGCGCCCCCGACATCGCCGGGCAGGGGATCAGCAATCCCACCGCGACCATCCTCGCCGCCGTCTTGATGCTCGACCACCTCGGCGCGCACGACGTGGCGCAGCGGATCGACCATGCCGTGAACACCGTCCTCACCGAGGGCCCGCGCACCCGCGACCTCGGCGGCACGGCGGGCACGCGGGAATTTACCGACGCGGTGATCGCCCGGCTGGGCTGA
- a CDS encoding DUF456 domain-containing protein translates to MSLAFLVFLLAWIIGMIGTFVPAVPATVIIFAGTVAATFIDGFQVWPDLPFLLTFAVITFLISMIDNVASAWGARRYGGSKQAGWGALIGGVVGIFLPFGLIVGPLAGALIAELFVVRKPVLEAIRAAWGTLIGLMTGLVAKLALHLLIGLYELWRLWDPGRSLFG, encoded by the coding sequence ATGAGTCTCGCCTTCCTCGTCTTCCTGCTCGCCTGGATCATCGGCATGATCGGGACCTTCGTGCCCGCCGTGCCCGCCACGGTCATCATCTTTGCCGGAACGGTCGCGGCGACCTTCATCGACGGGTTTCAGGTGTGGCCCGACCTGCCCTTCTTGCTCACCTTCGCGGTGATCACCTTCCTGATCAGCATGATCGACAACGTGGCGAGCGCGTGGGGAGCGCGGCGCTACGGGGGAAGCAAGCAGGCGGGGTGGGGGGCGCTGATCGGCGGCGTGGTGGGCATCTTCTTGCCGTTCGGGCTGATCGTCGGGCCGCTCGCGGGGGCGCTGATCGCCGAGCTGTTCGTGGTCCGCAAACCCGTTCTGGAGGCGATCCGCGCCGCCTGGGGCACGTTGATCGGCCTGATGACGGGCCTGGTCGCCAAGCTCGCGCTGCACCTGCTGATCGGCCTCTACGAACTGTGGCGGTTGTGGGACCCGGGCCGGAGCCTCTTCGGGTGA
- a CDS encoding CPBP family intramembrane glutamic endopeptidase has protein sequence MTAPDVPTSPSPDPVPVAPVRGVRAVDGNRAALTLLIVQNVVSALLIAARVPLGTALLGAFVATALVGLVAFRPALGALVRDPRWRTPPSWGLAVAVFVVAFLASRAFALVFVALWPQGADAIPQFLSQGADLWALLLAAGLLVPFAEEVAFRGLMMRGHERAAGFTVAALASSFAFAVAHGVPASVAGILPLAYALARVTQHTGSLWNAVIVHALNNTVAVVAGALLAGRDLGDTGQASEMLRNPGVAVPLAALAGLFGLAVLAVLHLWLTPRPDPRERSAPGPWLSGAYVAVVLFGVVAASLTLPAVQQALTDVRGILR, from the coding sequence ATGACGGCCCCGGACGTGCCCACCTCTCCCAGCCCCGACCCGGTTCCCGTCGCGCCCGTGCGGGGCGTGCGCGCCGTGGACGGCAACCGCGCGGCGCTGACGCTTTTGATCGTCCAGAATGTCGTCTCCGCGCTGCTCATCGCGGCCCGGGTGCCCCTGGGGACGGCGCTGCTGGGGGCCTTCGTGGCGACGGCGCTGGTGGGGCTGGTCGCCTTCCGGCCCGCCCTGGGGGCCCTGGTGCGCGACCCGCGCTGGCGCACGCCGCCCTCGTGGGGGCTCGCCGTCGCCGTCTTCGTGGTGGCGTTTTTGGCCTCGCGGGCCTTCGCGCTGGTGTTCGTGGCGCTGTGGCCGCAGGGGGCCGACGCCATTCCGCAGTTCCTGAGCCAGGGCGCGGACCTGTGGGCGCTGCTCCTCGCGGCGGGGCTGCTCGTCCCCTTCGCGGAGGAGGTCGCCTTCCGGGGCCTGATGATGCGCGGGCACGAGCGGGCGGCGGGCTTCACGGTCGCGGCGCTGGCGAGTTCCTTCGCCTTCGCGGTGGCGCACGGGGTCCCGGCGAGCGTGGCGGGCATCCTGCCCCTCGCCTACGCGCTGGCCCGCGTGACCCAGCACACCGGCAGCCTGTGGAACGCGGTGATCGTCCACGCGCTGAACAACACCGTGGCGGTCGTGGCGGGGGCGCTGCTGGCGGGCCGTGACCTCGGCGACACCGGGCAGGCCTCGGAGATGCTGAGGAACCCGGGCGTCGCCGTGCCGCTGGCCGCCCTCGCGGGGCTGTTCGGCCTCGCCGTGCTCGCCGTGCTGCACCTGTGGCTCACGCCGAGGCCCGACCCCCGGGAACGCTCTGCCCCCGGCCCCTGGCTGAGCGGCGCCTACGTCGCCGTCGTGCTCTTCGGCGTGGTCGCGGCGTCCCTCACCCTGCCCGCCGTACAGCAGGCGCTCACGGACGTGCGCGGCATCCTGCGGTAG
- a CDS encoding DinB family protein, with amino-acid sequence MTQQGTVPAVTTPSLMTPEFLLADWQGHRRLTRRVIEAFPDDQLFTFTAAPPMRSFGELAWEMHGVAAYTLDGLVTDDWREPDWSARPPQEKAALLAEWDDLTARLDVELPTVPPSRYGEDKALFWGTMSALVTALYAIDNEIHHRGQGYVYLRALGIEPPPFYER; translated from the coding sequence ATGACGCAGCAAGGCACCGTTCCCGCCGTCACCACGCCCTCCCTGATGACGCCCGAGTTCCTGCTCGCCGACTGGCAGGGGCACCGCCGCCTGACCCGCCGGGTGATCGAGGCGTTCCCGGACGATCAGCTCTTCACCTTCACCGCGGCCCCGCCCATGCGCTCTTTTGGCGAGTTGGCGTGGGAGATGCACGGGGTGGCGGCCTACACCCTGGACGGCCTCGTCACCGACGACTGGCGCGAGCCCGACTGGTCGGCCAGGCCCCCGCAGGAGAAGGCGGCGCTGCTCGCCGAGTGGGACGACCTGACGGCGAGGCTGGACGTGGAGCTTCCCACCGTCCCGCCCTCCCGGTACGGCGAGGACAAGGCCCTCTTCTGGGGCACCATGTCCGCGCTCGTCACCGCCCTCTATGCCATCGACAACGAGATTCATCACCGGGGGCAGGGGTACGTGTACCTCCGCGCCCTCGGCATCGAGCCGCCGCCCTTCTACGAGCGCTGA